One Desulfobacterales bacterium DNA window includes the following coding sequences:
- a CDS encoding prepilin-type N-terminal cleavage/methylation domain-containing protein, translated as MTLKKNDNGFTLVEILVAMVVSGLVLSGIYSTYQSQQRSYILQEEIAQVQQNLRAAMYLLTRELRMAGFNPSGNAGAGIVTGEWTNTSLRLTKDDNGDGDVTDSGEDLTYSLYTAGGIQKLGRKNPATNQPVAENIQELWFVFLDANNVETAVLSNIRSVEVTLVARAGRPTTDFVNTFTYSNKSGTKTFGPYNDGYHRRVLSEQVNCRNLGLGS; from the coding sequence ATGACGCTGAAAAAGAACGATAACGGATTTACACTGGTTGAAATCCTGGTGGCCATGGTGGTGTCCGGTCTGGTTTTGTCGGGCATCTATTCGACCTACCAGTCCCAGCAGCGCTCTTATATATTACAGGAAGAAATCGCCCAGGTGCAGCAGAATTTGAGGGCGGCCATGTATCTGTTGACCCGAGAGCTGCGCATGGCCGGGTTCAATCCTTCCGGCAACGCCGGCGCCGGTATTGTAACCGGGGAATGGACGAACACATCCCTTCGGCTTACCAAAGACGACAACGGCGACGGCGATGTTACGGACAGTGGCGAGGATTTGACCTATTCACTCTATACAGCCGGTGGGATCCAGAAGCTGGGTCGTAAAAACCCGGCGACAAACCAGCCTGTGGCGGAAAACATTCAGGAACTCTGGTTCGTGTTTCTGGATGCAAATAATGTCGAAACCGCCGTGCTATCCAACATCCGTTCGGTTGAAGTAACGCTGGTGGCCCGGGCCGGGCGCCCCACCACAGACTTCGTTAACACGTTCACTTACTCCAATAAATCAGGAACAAAAACATTCGGGCCCTATAACGACGGCTATCACCGCAGGGTGTTGTCCGAGCAGGTTAATTGTCGCAACCTGGGGTTGGGGTCTTAG
- a CDS encoding GspH/FimT family pseudopilin yields the protein MRKQTGFTIVELLIGIALVATITAIAVPNFISWLPNFRLRSASQDMLSNFQKAKLAAVKGNVNVAVCFKSDNSGYTVFVDTNANYADDGEETVADVAWAGYKSLVYNPAYNTFDTTVGARPCMAFQSTGIPVDGSGGAFNTREAQISNTNGRSTKLVVSPAGSVYLENVP from the coding sequence ATGCGAAAACAAACCGGTTTTACAATTGTCGAGCTTCTCATTGGCATTGCCCTGGTTGCTACGATTACCGCCATTGCAGTTCCCAACTTCATCAGTTGGCTGCCGAATTTTCGTTTGCGATCGGCTTCCCAGGATATGTTGTCGAATTTTCAAAAGGCCAAGCTGGCTGCCGTAAAGGGCAACGTCAACGTCGCGGTCTGTTTTAAAAGTGACAACAGCGGGTATACGGTTTTTGTGGATACGAATGCCAATTACGCCGATGACGGGGAAGAGACGGTGGCGGATGTTGCCTGGGCCGGTTATAAAAGTCTGGTGTACAACCCCGCCTATAATACATTTGATACCACTGTGGGGGCACGGCCCTGCATGGCTTTTCAGTCCACGGGAATTCCGGTGGACGGAAGCGGGGGGGCGTTTAACACCCGAGAGGCCCAGATCAGCAACACCAATGGGCGATCCACCAAGTTGGTGGTGTCGCCGGCGGGCAGCGTGTACCTTGAGAATGTACCTTAA